In Rutidosis leptorrhynchoides isolate AG116_Rl617_1_P2 chromosome 2, CSIRO_AGI_Rlap_v1, whole genome shotgun sequence, one genomic interval encodes:
- the LOC139893499 gene encoding phosphoinositide phospholipase C 6-like isoform X6, with the protein MGSYNYYKMFGCFNRKFKINEVGPPSDVVDVFKLYSGGEPEMSPDKFLRFLIEFQGDRGTTSDDVERIMERVLNLSKSHLTRYVFSVNDFFHYLLLDDINGPLKTQVHHDMTAPLQHYFIYTGHNSYLTGNQLSSDCSEVPIIRALQRGVRAIELDLWPSNTKDGIQVLHGRTLTTPVTLDKCLKSIKEHAFVNSPYPVIITLEDHLTPSLQSKVAEMVTSTFGDMLYFPKVSDKYECPSPDALKYQIILSTKPPKEYLQCKNLGKERSSVDKDSSDDELEDHRVSQDEDDDDIEDEKFGHQKAPEYKHLITIHASKPKNGTRKALTDVPGKAKRLSLSEQALQKAANLYGADIVRFTQKYILRVFPKGTRVTSTNFRPLTAWMHGAQMVAFNMQGYGRSLWMMHGMFRSNGGSGYVKKPDFLMNKGPNGEVFDPKSKTLPVKQTLKVKIYMGDGWRLDFSQTHFDAFSPPDFYTKIYMAGVAVDVAKKRTRVIDDDWTPIWNEEFTFPLRVPELALLEIVVQEYDVDKDDFAGQTCLPVSELRPGIRVVPLYNKKGEKFKSVKLLMRFLFV; encoded by the exons ATGGGGAGCTACAATTATTACAAAATGTTTGGTTGCTTTAATCGTAAATTTAAGATCAACGAAGTGGGCCCACCTTCCGATGTCGTCGACGTTTTTAAATTGTATTCCGGTGGTGAACCAGAGATGTCACCTGataaatttttacggtttttgATTGAGTTTCAAGGTGACCGAGGGACCACAAGTGATGACGTGGAACGGATCATGGAACGGGTCTTGAATTTGTCAAAATCCCATTTGACCCGATACGTTTTTTCTGTTAATGATTTCTTTCATTATTTATTGCTTGATGACATCAATGGTCCTTTAAAAACTCAG GTACATCATGATATGACTGCTCCGTTGCAACATTATTTTATATACACGGGTCACAACTCATACCTTACCGGAAATCAACTCAGCAGTGACTGTAGTGAAGTACCAATCATAAGGGCTCTTCAAAGAGGTGTTCGGGCTATCGAACTTGACTTATGGCCAAGTAATACAAAAGATGGAATACAAGTACTTCATGGCAG GACGTTGACAACTCCAGTTACGCTGGATAAATGTTTAAAGTCGATTAAAGAGCATGCATTTGTGAATTCTCCGTATCCTGTTATTATAACTTTGGAGGATCATTTAACACCAAGTCTTCAATCTAAGGTTGCAGAG ATGGTTACAAGCACTTTTGGGGATATGTTATACTTCCCAAAGGTGAGCGACAAATATGAATGTCCTTCGCCTGATGCATTAAAGTATCAAATTATACTTTCGACAAAACCCCCGAAGGAGTACCTGCAGTGCAAGAATTTGGGCAAAGAACGTTCATCGGTGGATAAAGATTCGTCTGATGACGAATTGGAAGACCATAGGGTAAGTCAAG atgaagatgatgatgatatcgaAGATGAAAAATTTGGGCACCAAAAGGCCCCCGAGTACAAACACCTAATTACTATTCATGCATCTAAACCGAAAAACGGAACAAGAAAGGCGTTAACAGATGTACCTGGGAAAGCTAAACGTCTTAGTTTAAGCGAACAAGCCCTTCAAAAAGCTGCAAATCTTTATGGGGCAGATATAGTCAG ATTCACTCAAAAGTATATTCTTCGGGTGTTTCCAAAGGGAACACGCGTTACCTCAACCAACTTTAGACCACTTACTGCATGGATGCACGGTGCTCAAATGGTCGCCTTTAATATGCAG GGATATGGAAGATCACTTTGGATGATGCATGGGATGTTTAGATCGAATGGAGGATCTGGTTATGTTAAAAAGCCCGATTTTCTTATGAACAAGGGTCCTAATGGAGAAGTATTTGACCCCAAGTCAAAAACATTACCTGTGAAGCAAACTTTGAAG GTGAAAATTTATATGGGTGACGGGTGGCGGTTAGATTTTAGCCAGACACATTTTGATGCATTCTCACCACCAGATTTCTACACTAAG ATATATATGGCTGGAGTAGCGGTTGATGTAGCCAAAAAGAGAACTAGAGTGATTGATGATGACTGGACGCCAATATGGAACGAAGAGTTCACATTCCCATTAAGAGTACCCGAGCTAGCGTTACTTGAGATCGTTGTACAAGAATATGACGTTGACAAAGATGATTTTGCTGGTCAAACGTGTTTACCCGTATCAGAATTAAGACCTGGGATTCGTGTTGTTCCACTGTATAACAAAAAAGGAGAGAAATTTAAATCTGTAAAACTTCTTATGCGATTTCTCTTTGTATAA
- the LOC139893499 gene encoding phosphoinositide phospholipase C 6-like isoform X8: MGSYNYYKMFGCFNRKFKINEVGPPSDVVDVFKLYSGGEPEMSPDKFLRFLIEFQGDRGTTSDDVERIMERVLNLSKSHLTRYVFSVNDFFHYLLLDDINGPLKTQVHHDMTAPLQHYFIYTGHNSYLTGNQLSSDCSEVPIIRALQRGVRAIELDLWPSNTKDGIQVLHGRTLTTPVTLDKCLKSIKEHAFVNSPYPVIITLEDHLTPSLQSKVAEMVTSTFGDMLYFPKVSDKYECPSPDALKYQIILSTKPPKEYLQCKNLGKERSSVDKDSSDDELEDHRVNDDDIEDEKFGHQKAPEYKHLITIHASKPKNGTRKALTDVPGKAKRLSLSEQALQKAANLYGADIVRFTQKYILRVFPKGTRVTSTNFRPLTAWMHGAQMVAFNMQGYGRSLWMMHGMFRSNGGSGYVKKPDFLMNKGPNGEVFDPKSKTLPVKQTLKVKIYMGDGWRLDFSQTHFDAFSPPDFYTKIYMAGVAVDVAKKRTRVIDDDWTPIWNEEFTFPLRVPELALLEIVVQEYDVDKDDFAGQTCLPVSELRPGIRVVPLYNKKGEKFKSVKLLMRFLFV; encoded by the exons ATGGGGAGCTACAATTATTACAAAATGTTTGGTTGCTTTAATCGTAAATTTAAGATCAACGAAGTGGGCCCACCTTCCGATGTCGTCGACGTTTTTAAATTGTATTCCGGTGGTGAACCAGAGATGTCACCTGataaatttttacggtttttgATTGAGTTTCAAGGTGACCGAGGGACCACAAGTGATGACGTGGAACGGATCATGGAACGGGTCTTGAATTTGTCAAAATCCCATTTGACCCGATACGTTTTTTCTGTTAATGATTTCTTTCATTATTTATTGCTTGATGACATCAATGGTCCTTTAAAAACTCAG GTACATCATGATATGACTGCTCCGTTGCAACATTATTTTATATACACGGGTCACAACTCATACCTTACCGGAAATCAACTCAGCAGTGACTGTAGTGAAGTACCAATCATAAGGGCTCTTCAAAGAGGTGTTCGGGCTATCGAACTTGACTTATGGCCAAGTAATACAAAAGATGGAATACAAGTACTTCATGGCAG GACGTTGACAACTCCAGTTACGCTGGATAAATGTTTAAAGTCGATTAAAGAGCATGCATTTGTGAATTCTCCGTATCCTGTTATTATAACTTTGGAGGATCATTTAACACCAAGTCTTCAATCTAAGGTTGCAGAG ATGGTTACAAGCACTTTTGGGGATATGTTATACTTCCCAAAGGTGAGCGACAAATATGAATGTCCTTCGCCTGATGCATTAAAGTATCAAATTATACTTTCGACAAAACCCCCGAAGGAGTACCTGCAGTGCAAGAATTTGGGCAAAGAACGTTCATCGGTGGATAAAGATTCGTCTGATGACGAATTGGAAGACCATAGGGTAA atgatgatgatatcgaAGATGAAAAATTTGGGCACCAAAAGGCCCCCGAGTACAAACACCTAATTACTATTCATGCATCTAAACCGAAAAACGGAACAAGAAAGGCGTTAACAGATGTACCTGGGAAAGCTAAACGTCTTAGTTTAAGCGAACAAGCCCTTCAAAAAGCTGCAAATCTTTATGGGGCAGATATAGTCAG ATTCACTCAAAAGTATATTCTTCGGGTGTTTCCAAAGGGAACACGCGTTACCTCAACCAACTTTAGACCACTTACTGCATGGATGCACGGTGCTCAAATGGTCGCCTTTAATATGCAG GGATATGGAAGATCACTTTGGATGATGCATGGGATGTTTAGATCGAATGGAGGATCTGGTTATGTTAAAAAGCCCGATTTTCTTATGAACAAGGGTCCTAATGGAGAAGTATTTGACCCCAAGTCAAAAACATTACCTGTGAAGCAAACTTTGAAG GTGAAAATTTATATGGGTGACGGGTGGCGGTTAGATTTTAGCCAGACACATTTTGATGCATTCTCACCACCAGATTTCTACACTAAG ATATATATGGCTGGAGTAGCGGTTGATGTAGCCAAAAAGAGAACTAGAGTGATTGATGATGACTGGACGCCAATATGGAACGAAGAGTTCACATTCCCATTAAGAGTACCCGAGCTAGCGTTACTTGAGATCGTTGTACAAGAATATGACGTTGACAAAGATGATTTTGCTGGTCAAACGTGTTTACCCGTATCAGAATTAAGACCTGGGATTCGTGTTGTTCCACTGTATAACAAAAAAGGAGAGAAATTTAAATCTGTAAAACTTCTTATGCGATTTCTCTTTGTATAA
- the LOC139893499 gene encoding phosphoinositide phospholipase C 6-like isoform X5 yields MGSYNYYKMFGCFNRKFKINEVGPPSDVVDVFKLYSGGEPEMSPDKFLRFLIEFQGDRGTTSDDVERIMERVLNLSKSHLTRYVFSVNDFFHYLLLDDINGPLKTQVHHDMTAPLQHYFIYTGHNSYLTGNQLSSDCSEVPIIRALQRGVRAIELDLWPSNTKDGIQVLHGRTLTTPVTLDKCLKSIKEHAFVNSPYPVIITLEDHLTPSLQSKVAEMVTSTFGDMLYFPKVSDKYECPSPDALKYQIILSTKPPKEYLQCKNLGKERSSVDKDSSSTSQPLSDLLGVDYEDDDDIEDEKFGHQKAPEYKHLITIHASKPKNGTRKALTDVPGKAKRLSLSEQALQKAANLYGADIVRFTQKYILRVFPKGTRVTSTNFRPLTAWMHGAQMVAFNMQGYGRSLWMMHGMFRSNGGSGYVKKPDFLMNKGPNGEVFDPKSKTLPVKQTLKVKIYMGDGWRLDFSQTHFDAFSPPDFYTKIYMAGVAVDVAKKRTRVIDDDWTPIWNEEFTFPLRVPELALLEIVVQEYDVDKDDFAGQTCLPVSELRPGIRVVPLYNKKGEKFKSVKLLMRFLFV; encoded by the exons ATGGGGAGCTACAATTATTACAAAATGTTTGGTTGCTTTAATCGTAAATTTAAGATCAACGAAGTGGGCCCACCTTCCGATGTCGTCGACGTTTTTAAATTGTATTCCGGTGGTGAACCAGAGATGTCACCTGataaatttttacggtttttgATTGAGTTTCAAGGTGACCGAGGGACCACAAGTGATGACGTGGAACGGATCATGGAACGGGTCTTGAATTTGTCAAAATCCCATTTGACCCGATACGTTTTTTCTGTTAATGATTTCTTTCATTATTTATTGCTTGATGACATCAATGGTCCTTTAAAAACTCAG GTACATCATGATATGACTGCTCCGTTGCAACATTATTTTATATACACGGGTCACAACTCATACCTTACCGGAAATCAACTCAGCAGTGACTGTAGTGAAGTACCAATCATAAGGGCTCTTCAAAGAGGTGTTCGGGCTATCGAACTTGACTTATGGCCAAGTAATACAAAAGATGGAATACAAGTACTTCATGGCAG GACGTTGACAACTCCAGTTACGCTGGATAAATGTTTAAAGTCGATTAAAGAGCATGCATTTGTGAATTCTCCGTATCCTGTTATTATAACTTTGGAGGATCATTTAACACCAAGTCTTCAATCTAAGGTTGCAGAG ATGGTTACAAGCACTTTTGGGGATATGTTATACTTCCCAAAGGTGAGCGACAAATATGAATGTCCTTCGCCTGATGCATTAAAGTATCAAATTATACTTTCGACAAAACCCCCGAAGGAGTACCTGCAGTGCAAGAATTTGGGCAAAGAACGTTCATCGGTGGATAAAGATTC TTCTAGCACAAGTCAACCGTTGTCCGATTTACTTGGTGTTgactatgaagatgatgatgatatcgaAGATGAAAAATTTGGGCACCAAAAGGCCCCCGAGTACAAACACCTAATTACTATTCATGCATCTAAACCGAAAAACGGAACAAGAAAGGCGTTAACAGATGTACCTGGGAAAGCTAAACGTCTTAGTTTAAGCGAACAAGCCCTTCAAAAAGCTGCAAATCTTTATGGGGCAGATATAGTCAG ATTCACTCAAAAGTATATTCTTCGGGTGTTTCCAAAGGGAACACGCGTTACCTCAACCAACTTTAGACCACTTACTGCATGGATGCACGGTGCTCAAATGGTCGCCTTTAATATGCAG GGATATGGAAGATCACTTTGGATGATGCATGGGATGTTTAGATCGAATGGAGGATCTGGTTATGTTAAAAAGCCCGATTTTCTTATGAACAAGGGTCCTAATGGAGAAGTATTTGACCCCAAGTCAAAAACATTACCTGTGAAGCAAACTTTGAAG GTGAAAATTTATATGGGTGACGGGTGGCGGTTAGATTTTAGCCAGACACATTTTGATGCATTCTCACCACCAGATTTCTACACTAAG ATATATATGGCTGGAGTAGCGGTTGATGTAGCCAAAAAGAGAACTAGAGTGATTGATGATGACTGGACGCCAATATGGAACGAAGAGTTCACATTCCCATTAAGAGTACCCGAGCTAGCGTTACTTGAGATCGTTGTACAAGAATATGACGTTGACAAAGATGATTTTGCTGGTCAAACGTGTTTACCCGTATCAGAATTAAGACCTGGGATTCGTGTTGTTCCACTGTATAACAAAAAAGGAGAGAAATTTAAATCTGTAAAACTTCTTATGCGATTTCTCTTTGTATAA
- the LOC139893499 gene encoding phosphoinositide phospholipase C 6-like isoform X2, which yields MGSYNYYKMFGCFNRKFKINEVGPPSDVVDVFKLYSGGEPEMSPDKFLRFLIEFQGDRGTTSDDVERIMERVLNLSKSHLTRYVFSVNDFFHYLLLDDINGPLKTQVHHDMTAPLQHYFIYTGHNSYLTGNQLSSDCSEVPIIRALQRGVRAIELDLWPSNTKDGIQVLHGRTLTTPVTLDKCLKSIKEHAFVNSPYPVIITLEDHLTPSLQSKVAEMVTSTFGDMLYFPKVSDKYECPSPDALKYQIILSTKPPKEYLQCKNLGKERSSVDKDSSRYESSVRYGTNDVSCASSSTSQPLSDLLGVDYEDDDDIEDEKFGHQKAPEYKHLITIHASKPKNGTRKALTDVPGKAKRLSLSEQALQKAANLYGADIVRFTQKYILRVFPKGTRVTSTNFRPLTAWMHGAQMVAFNMQGYGRSLWMMHGMFRSNGGSGYVKKPDFLMNKGPNGEVFDPKSKTLPVKQTLKVKIYMGDGWRLDFSQTHFDAFSPPDFYTKIYMAGVAVDVAKKRTRVIDDDWTPIWNEEFTFPLRVPELALLEIVVQEYDVDKDDFAGQTCLPVSELRPGIRVVPLYNKKGEKFKSVKLLMRFLFV from the exons ATGGGGAGCTACAATTATTACAAAATGTTTGGTTGCTTTAATCGTAAATTTAAGATCAACGAAGTGGGCCCACCTTCCGATGTCGTCGACGTTTTTAAATTGTATTCCGGTGGTGAACCAGAGATGTCACCTGataaatttttacggtttttgATTGAGTTTCAAGGTGACCGAGGGACCACAAGTGATGACGTGGAACGGATCATGGAACGGGTCTTGAATTTGTCAAAATCCCATTTGACCCGATACGTTTTTTCTGTTAATGATTTCTTTCATTATTTATTGCTTGATGACATCAATGGTCCTTTAAAAACTCAG GTACATCATGATATGACTGCTCCGTTGCAACATTATTTTATATACACGGGTCACAACTCATACCTTACCGGAAATCAACTCAGCAGTGACTGTAGTGAAGTACCAATCATAAGGGCTCTTCAAAGAGGTGTTCGGGCTATCGAACTTGACTTATGGCCAAGTAATACAAAAGATGGAATACAAGTACTTCATGGCAG GACGTTGACAACTCCAGTTACGCTGGATAAATGTTTAAAGTCGATTAAAGAGCATGCATTTGTGAATTCTCCGTATCCTGTTATTATAACTTTGGAGGATCATTTAACACCAAGTCTTCAATCTAAGGTTGCAGAG ATGGTTACAAGCACTTTTGGGGATATGTTATACTTCCCAAAGGTGAGCGACAAATATGAATGTCCTTCGCCTGATGCATTAAAGTATCAAATTATACTTTCGACAAAACCCCCGAAGGAGTACCTGCAGTGCAAGAATTTGGGCAAAGAACGTTCATCGGTGGATAAAGATTC TTCTAGATATGAATCAAGCGTTAGATACGGTACAAATGACGTAAGTTGTGCAAGTTCTAGCACAAGTCAACCGTTGTCCGATTTACTTGGTGTTgactatgaagatgatgatgatatcgaAGATGAAAAATTTGGGCACCAAAAGGCCCCCGAGTACAAACACCTAATTACTATTCATGCATCTAAACCGAAAAACGGAACAAGAAAGGCGTTAACAGATGTACCTGGGAAAGCTAAACGTCTTAGTTTAAGCGAACAAGCCCTTCAAAAAGCTGCAAATCTTTATGGGGCAGATATAGTCAG ATTCACTCAAAAGTATATTCTTCGGGTGTTTCCAAAGGGAACACGCGTTACCTCAACCAACTTTAGACCACTTACTGCATGGATGCACGGTGCTCAAATGGTCGCCTTTAATATGCAG GGATATGGAAGATCACTTTGGATGATGCATGGGATGTTTAGATCGAATGGAGGATCTGGTTATGTTAAAAAGCCCGATTTTCTTATGAACAAGGGTCCTAATGGAGAAGTATTTGACCCCAAGTCAAAAACATTACCTGTGAAGCAAACTTTGAAG GTGAAAATTTATATGGGTGACGGGTGGCGGTTAGATTTTAGCCAGACACATTTTGATGCATTCTCACCACCAGATTTCTACACTAAG ATATATATGGCTGGAGTAGCGGTTGATGTAGCCAAAAAGAGAACTAGAGTGATTGATGATGACTGGACGCCAATATGGAACGAAGAGTTCACATTCCCATTAAGAGTACCCGAGCTAGCGTTACTTGAGATCGTTGTACAAGAATATGACGTTGACAAAGATGATTTTGCTGGTCAAACGTGTTTACCCGTATCAGAATTAAGACCTGGGATTCGTGTTGTTCCACTGTATAACAAAAAAGGAGAGAAATTTAAATCTGTAAAACTTCTTATGCGATTTCTCTTTGTATAA
- the LOC139893499 gene encoding phosphoinositide phospholipase C 6-like isoform X1, translating to MGSYNYYKMFGCFNRKFKINEVGPPSDVVDVFKLYSGGEPEMSPDKFLRFLIEFQGDRGTTSDDVERIMERVLNLSKSHLTRYVFSVNDFFHYLLLDDINGPLKTQVHHDMTAPLQHYFIYTGHNSYLTGNQLSSDCSEVPIIRALQRGVRAIELDLWPSNTKDGIQVLHGRTLTTPVTLDKCLKSIKEHAFVNSPYPVIITLEDHLTPSLQSKVAEMVTSTFGDMLYFPKVSDKYECPSPDALKYQIILSTKPPKEYLQCKNLGKERSSVDKDSYIASDRYVSSGICDASSRYESSVRYGTNDVSCASSSTSQPLSDLLGVDYEDDDDIEDEKFGHQKAPEYKHLITIHASKPKNGTRKALTDVPGKAKRLSLSEQALQKAANLYGADIVRFTQKYILRVFPKGTRVTSTNFRPLTAWMHGAQMVAFNMQGYGRSLWMMHGMFRSNGGSGYVKKPDFLMNKGPNGEVFDPKSKTLPVKQTLKVKIYMGDGWRLDFSQTHFDAFSPPDFYTKIYMAGVAVDVAKKRTRVIDDDWTPIWNEEFTFPLRVPELALLEIVVQEYDVDKDDFAGQTCLPVSELRPGIRVVPLYNKKGEKFKSVKLLMRFLFV from the exons ATGGGGAGCTACAATTATTACAAAATGTTTGGTTGCTTTAATCGTAAATTTAAGATCAACGAAGTGGGCCCACCTTCCGATGTCGTCGACGTTTTTAAATTGTATTCCGGTGGTGAACCAGAGATGTCACCTGataaatttttacggtttttgATTGAGTTTCAAGGTGACCGAGGGACCACAAGTGATGACGTGGAACGGATCATGGAACGGGTCTTGAATTTGTCAAAATCCCATTTGACCCGATACGTTTTTTCTGTTAATGATTTCTTTCATTATTTATTGCTTGATGACATCAATGGTCCTTTAAAAACTCAG GTACATCATGATATGACTGCTCCGTTGCAACATTATTTTATATACACGGGTCACAACTCATACCTTACCGGAAATCAACTCAGCAGTGACTGTAGTGAAGTACCAATCATAAGGGCTCTTCAAAGAGGTGTTCGGGCTATCGAACTTGACTTATGGCCAAGTAATACAAAAGATGGAATACAAGTACTTCATGGCAG GACGTTGACAACTCCAGTTACGCTGGATAAATGTTTAAAGTCGATTAAAGAGCATGCATTTGTGAATTCTCCGTATCCTGTTATTATAACTTTGGAGGATCATTTAACACCAAGTCTTCAATCTAAGGTTGCAGAG ATGGTTACAAGCACTTTTGGGGATATGTTATACTTCCCAAAGGTGAGCGACAAATATGAATGTCCTTCGCCTGATGCATTAAAGTATCAAATTATACTTTCGACAAAACCCCCGAAGGAGTACCTGCAGTGCAAGAATTTGGGCAAAGAACGTTCATCGGTGGATAAAGATTC ATATATTGCAAGCGATAGATATGTTTCAAGTGGGATATGCGATGCTAGTTCTAGATATGAATCAAGCGTTAGATACGGTACAAATGACGTAAGTTGTGCAAGTTCTAGCACAAGTCAACCGTTGTCCGATTTACTTGGTGTTgactatgaagatgatgatgatatcgaAGATGAAAAATTTGGGCACCAAAAGGCCCCCGAGTACAAACACCTAATTACTATTCATGCATCTAAACCGAAAAACGGAACAAGAAAGGCGTTAACAGATGTACCTGGGAAAGCTAAACGTCTTAGTTTAAGCGAACAAGCCCTTCAAAAAGCTGCAAATCTTTATGGGGCAGATATAGTCAG ATTCACTCAAAAGTATATTCTTCGGGTGTTTCCAAAGGGAACACGCGTTACCTCAACCAACTTTAGACCACTTACTGCATGGATGCACGGTGCTCAAATGGTCGCCTTTAATATGCAG GGATATGGAAGATCACTTTGGATGATGCATGGGATGTTTAGATCGAATGGAGGATCTGGTTATGTTAAAAAGCCCGATTTTCTTATGAACAAGGGTCCTAATGGAGAAGTATTTGACCCCAAGTCAAAAACATTACCTGTGAAGCAAACTTTGAAG GTGAAAATTTATATGGGTGACGGGTGGCGGTTAGATTTTAGCCAGACACATTTTGATGCATTCTCACCACCAGATTTCTACACTAAG ATATATATGGCTGGAGTAGCGGTTGATGTAGCCAAAAAGAGAACTAGAGTGATTGATGATGACTGGACGCCAATATGGAACGAAGAGTTCACATTCCCATTAAGAGTACCCGAGCTAGCGTTACTTGAGATCGTTGTACAAGAATATGACGTTGACAAAGATGATTTTGCTGGTCAAACGTGTTTACCCGTATCAGAATTAAGACCTGGGATTCGTGTTGTTCCACTGTATAACAAAAAAGGAGAGAAATTTAAATCTGTAAAACTTCTTATGCGATTTCTCTTTGTATAA
- the LOC139893499 gene encoding phosphoinositide phospholipase C 6-like isoform X4 — protein sequence MGSYNYYKMFGCFNRKFKINEVGPPSDVVDVFKLYSGGEPEMSPDKFLRFLIEFQGDRGTTSDDVERIMERVLNLSKSHLTRYVFSVNDFFHYLLLDDINGPLKTQVHHDMTAPLQHYFIYTGHNSYLTGNQLSSDCSEVPIIRALQRGVRAIELDLWPSNTKDGIQVLHGRTLTTPVTLDKCLKSIKEHAFVNSPYPVIITLEDHLTPSLQSKVAEMVTSTFGDMLYFPKVSDKYECPSPDALKYQIILSTKPPKEYLQCKNLGKERSSVDKDSSDDELEDHRQIQPLSDLLGVDYEDDDDIEDEKFGHQKAPEYKHLITIHASKPKNGTRKALTDVPGKAKRLSLSEQALQKAANLYGADIVRFTQKYILRVFPKGTRVTSTNFRPLTAWMHGAQMVAFNMQGYGRSLWMMHGMFRSNGGSGYVKKPDFLMNKGPNGEVFDPKSKTLPVKQTLKVKIYMGDGWRLDFSQTHFDAFSPPDFYTKIYMAGVAVDVAKKRTRVIDDDWTPIWNEEFTFPLRVPELALLEIVVQEYDVDKDDFAGQTCLPVSELRPGIRVVPLYNKKGEKFKSVKLLMRFLFV from the exons ATGGGGAGCTACAATTATTACAAAATGTTTGGTTGCTTTAATCGTAAATTTAAGATCAACGAAGTGGGCCCACCTTCCGATGTCGTCGACGTTTTTAAATTGTATTCCGGTGGTGAACCAGAGATGTCACCTGataaatttttacggtttttgATTGAGTTTCAAGGTGACCGAGGGACCACAAGTGATGACGTGGAACGGATCATGGAACGGGTCTTGAATTTGTCAAAATCCCATTTGACCCGATACGTTTTTTCTGTTAATGATTTCTTTCATTATTTATTGCTTGATGACATCAATGGTCCTTTAAAAACTCAG GTACATCATGATATGACTGCTCCGTTGCAACATTATTTTATATACACGGGTCACAACTCATACCTTACCGGAAATCAACTCAGCAGTGACTGTAGTGAAGTACCAATCATAAGGGCTCTTCAAAGAGGTGTTCGGGCTATCGAACTTGACTTATGGCCAAGTAATACAAAAGATGGAATACAAGTACTTCATGGCAG GACGTTGACAACTCCAGTTACGCTGGATAAATGTTTAAAGTCGATTAAAGAGCATGCATTTGTGAATTCTCCGTATCCTGTTATTATAACTTTGGAGGATCATTTAACACCAAGTCTTCAATCTAAGGTTGCAGAG ATGGTTACAAGCACTTTTGGGGATATGTTATACTTCCCAAAGGTGAGCGACAAATATGAATGTCCTTCGCCTGATGCATTAAAGTATCAAATTATACTTTCGACAAAACCCCCGAAGGAGTACCTGCAGTGCAAGAATTTGGGCAAAGAACGTTCATCGGTGGATAAAGATTCGTCTGATGACGAATTGGAAGACCATAGG CAGAT TCAACCGTTGTCCGATTTACTTGGTGTTgactatgaagatgatgatgatatcgaAGATGAAAAATTTGGGCACCAAAAGGCCCCCGAGTACAAACACCTAATTACTATTCATGCATCTAAACCGAAAAACGGAACAAGAAAGGCGTTAACAGATGTACCTGGGAAAGCTAAACGTCTTAGTTTAAGCGAACAAGCCCTTCAAAAAGCTGCAAATCTTTATGGGGCAGATATAGTCAG ATTCACTCAAAAGTATATTCTTCGGGTGTTTCCAAAGGGAACACGCGTTACCTCAACCAACTTTAGACCACTTACTGCATGGATGCACGGTGCTCAAATGGTCGCCTTTAATATGCAG GGATATGGAAGATCACTTTGGATGATGCATGGGATGTTTAGATCGAATGGAGGATCTGGTTATGTTAAAAAGCCCGATTTTCTTATGAACAAGGGTCCTAATGGAGAAGTATTTGACCCCAAGTCAAAAACATTACCTGTGAAGCAAACTTTGAAG GTGAAAATTTATATGGGTGACGGGTGGCGGTTAGATTTTAGCCAGACACATTTTGATGCATTCTCACCACCAGATTTCTACACTAAG ATATATATGGCTGGAGTAGCGGTTGATGTAGCCAAAAAGAGAACTAGAGTGATTGATGATGACTGGACGCCAATATGGAACGAAGAGTTCACATTCCCATTAAGAGTACCCGAGCTAGCGTTACTTGAGATCGTTGTACAAGAATATGACGTTGACAAAGATGATTTTGCTGGTCAAACGTGTTTACCCGTATCAGAATTAAGACCTGGGATTCGTGTTGTTCCACTGTATAACAAAAAAGGAGAGAAATTTAAATCTGTAAAACTTCTTATGCGATTTCTCTTTGTATAA